TTTTTGTCTATGGGTTGATAAAAATTATTGCTTTATTGTCATTTGTATCAATTAGTTGATCAAAAGCTTCATTTTGTGTTATTGGAACTTCTTTTGTCTGGATTAATATCTTCAGATACAACAGTGACAAAGACGTGAATTTTGCCTTCTTGAGAGTtctgaaaaattgcataaactTTGGGACAAAAAAAGGAAGATAGTGCAGGAAGGGGGAGGGGGGCTGTTGCATGTGTGTGATAGGATGGTTTTGAGAATTTCTGTCATCTAAGATGACTATTTCTTCATGTGCACGACCTCTGGATGCGAAGATGTCGTGGAGGAGAGGTAAAACATCCGGTTGGACTGCATTTGACCTCGAACATCGTCGTAAGCAGGGTCTTGAACCTGAAGCAAAGGGTGAATCTTTTCCAGAAATATCAAGCTCAATGGACCAAGATCAGAAAGCCTTGACAAACACAGCAAATAAAACTGCATTGGATAAGCCTTTTGCATCTCTACTACAGGGTGCTGTCAATTTTCCGATTAAGCAGAAATGCAGTGATATGGATGAACAGAAATTCCAGGGTGGCAGCTCTAGTGCGTCTGCTGACTATTTAAATGCAATGAATGGTGTCAAAGATGCTTTTGaggcaaatgaaatgcttaagGAGCTCCATCCTTGGGCAGACCAAAGCTTGATTGAGGATGTTTTGGCTGGTGTAAACTATGATGTTGATAAGGCCTCATCCTTATTGAAAATGATGGTTTCCTATGAGCAAAGTTACAATGATGCTAAAGTTATTGGAACTGAAGAATTAAAGTTCAATCATAAGGAGTCTCTTGTGAATGAAAATAAGTCATTAGCCGAAAAGGACACAAAACTTGCTCAAGTGAGCTGCTTTCTTGAGGGTCACGTGTATAAGAATAATCAAGATTTGACAGATGAAGCCGAAAAGGACATAAATCTTGCTCAAATGAGCTGTCTTCTTGAGGGCCCTGTGTGTAAGAATAATCAAGATTTGACAGATGAACATACTTCTTCCAGGAAAATGCTTCTGCATGATGTCTCTGCTACAAAAATGATTCTGAATTCTATCAAATATTTACCCATTGAGCCTGAATGGGAAGAAGATGATCTTTACTTGATTAAAAGAAAAGACGCACGAAAGATGATGAGGTTTGTCTTAGCTGATACTTTTATTCTTCTGGTATAAATTTAGCTGCTATCTGCATTGTCAACCTGATTTTTGTTTTTACTTCAATTATTTGTAGTACTTGTAATAAGGATGCTTCTTTCCTTACTCTTGTGCTCATATAAAAAATTCAGGGAAAAAAGGTATAGAAATCCTGGTATAAAAAACGTATAATTGAAATGCTCAATTATAGCAAATTGCTCATCAGAACCATTTTCTTGCTAGAATTTTGGGGTTGCACTTTGGATGGCACCTTTTAAACTTATCCTTGCAACTTATGGTGCTCTGGAATATTAGAGGTGTTATGAATATGATGGAGATTGCAGATGCGGAAGATAATTGGTAGCCTAGTTTTGTAGTTCCTGCTATCTGAATATGTTTTGTGTTGAATTTCTAATATTTGTTGTTTGACCCCTCTGTAGTTGTATGAAGTAAGGGCAGGGAGATTACGTTTGTTTAATTCATTTCCTCTGGTCCTTAACGTGATATCATGACATCTAGAgtcattttgttgtttaatttagTTTCATATTCATCACTGAAGTTTAGAGAACATGAATAAGCAACTTGAATCACATTAGAACTCTTGATTATACAATGGGTAAGGGTGTGTCATACTTGAAATTCTTGCCTATGGATATGCATGTACATCTTGCTATTTCTCTGATATAGGTTTCCATGGCCAAGAACTTGCCTTGCCATGCATAGTTTTACTGAATCAGCTTTCTTTAGATCatattcttttgtttgagaCAGTGTTGTGATATTCTTTTACATTTCTAAAATCCTGCTTTTAAAGTCACAAAGAATGTTACATGACTAgcaatttatttatatatttatttttctggtGTGATAGCCTTCTTTTATCAGAATGTTTTTTGCAGTTGTGATATTCCACCTTATGCTGTTCTTAGATGCTCATTTGTTTTGCTTTTAGTTTTCTTATGCTTGTATTTCACAAGAGTCCTGTGCTATTTCTTTTATGATTTTGTTATCTAGGTTTTCAACTTGAAATCTTTTGCATGTGAAACAGTTTGCAATATTTTTAATTTGCGAGGATATTCAAGAATTTATGTAAAGAGGCATTTTAGAAACTGAAGTTAACACTAAAACCTTAGATAACTAAGAAAAGGGTGACCGAGAGTATATCTATACAATATACAAAGGGAGAGCAACACTGTGTGATGCAAAAACACACAttgtcattttttaaaaatttctaatcTACCCTTAATTATAAGGGTAAATTCGTCCCAATATATTCCAGAAAAAAAACTCCCCACAATTAGCAAATAGTTATCCCTTTGAGATCAAATTACAACTTTCTCACACCGGCTCCCTCACATTCCCACTTTTTTCTCTATggttttttaaatacaataacCTCCTCTAAGGTAGTAACTATAGATTTTTCAGATAAATACATGCATGTCTACAATGATATGTAACTTAAtgtgaaaaaaataattatgcatTTTCTTATAAGCAGAGGGTGTGCCGAAAGCACTAGTATCAATAAAATGATAATTTAAGTTTGTTAATGTTAGTAGCAAGTATGCCAAAATTGGAAGATTGTGTCTTGTGTTTGACAATTAAGGGTGCACATAAACcgtaaaaaaatgaaatatcaACCAATTTCATAACGAATTAGGAAATGTGAATTGGTAGTTAGGTGTCTGTATGTGTGCGTGCGTGCGTGTATAGCCAAAAGGTACAGAAATGGATTTGGCTTTTTTTAAGTTCAAAATTATCAATTTCAAACTAGGAGGAGAGAGCCCGTGCAATGCGGGAGTTGGGTGCCCGTGATTGAAGGTAGTGAATAATTATGGTATGGAGATAGTTTTATAAATTATTGTTTGATGATTTGTAATATATCTCGACTTGAATAGGATATATAAGTAAAATTGTGCAGAAACAGTGGCATCATTGTTTATTGAATCATTTGAGTTGATGTTTTAAAATGGATTTCACctaattttgtaaaatgtttTCTCAGCAACACATATATCAAAAAAGGATATTGTGATCAGTCTACTACTTCATGTCCAAGTTATTCAACAGGCGGGAAAAGTAAAGTTAGTTGAAAATGAATCCTAAAACACATACCTTAAGTTTCATTCCATCATGTGGGGTAGAATGCTATAGTAGAGGAGTATGGCTCCTTTGTGCCTAGTTTCATAAGTTTCAGCTATAGATTATATGCTTTGCGGTTgctaaaatttatatatatatttttataacaaACAGCTTTGCATTTAATCTATTGTAGAAATTTTTTGTAGCGGATaccaatatttacatatatatagaagatgaagaaaatctAATGGAAGAAGGTAGAGAAGTAGCTGTTAGAATAAGTCTGCATAACTGTCGAATGAGATATTAATTCAATCACAAAAGTCCCTACCACAGCAAATGCTCAAATGGCAAAAAAGGCACTACTCTTACATTTAATGGTGAAAACAACATTTAAGTAATTACAACAAAATGAGAGCTAGAATGACTTGTACCCAATGCTCCAATCATAGTCCAAACATTCTCATATTTCTCAACTTCCCTTGACCTTAAATGTCTGAAAGGTCATCTAAGGAATTACAACAAATTCAAAGCTGTCATGACTTGTACCCAATGCTTTAATGATACCCCAAATATTCTCATATTCCTAAACTCTCCCTAGCCTTGTGGTTGAAATTCAAGCACAACCTTTGACCACAAcgcattcttatatagtataaggattcATTAGTCATTAGGGATTCATTAAAGTTGGTGTCCACATTTGGTACCATATATTAGTAAAAGTATATACGTATGTGTGCACAAATACACAGagacatgtatatatatttatatatgtatatatatatatatacatagatatgtATATATGCATGAATAAATATGTCACACAGACTGTCAGACACAGCCTAATTCTATTCCGTTTATATCGCTGCTGATACAGTTGTGTTCTCTGTCTCCCTTAAACTCAAAGCTCACCCATGGCAACTCACAGCATGCACTCAAAGCTGATGGCCTTACCTTACAGCTCTTTCCTTCTTGTCTGCTGTCCTTTGCATAAATTTGCTGTCCATTCTCTTGCCAACTTGCCACTGCCGTCATTCATTGACCTCGTCTGACTCTGCCATGTTGCACTTCCTGGTTTATGGAAGGTAGACTTCTGTACTAGTATATGTACTTGTGCTCGTTTCTTGATGGCTGCTCTTTGTATTGATCTCTTGATGGTCAACGTGTAATGATAAGTTATTCTAGTTTGATTTAATAAGAATCTGGTTTCTGAGCCCCCAATCTGTGTAAACTCGACAGCTTATCAATAAAAAGTATGAAGCTTAAAAAAATGGAATCTGGTTTCTGGtagtatttctttttttattgcACTGATCTTGTAGTGGTTCTTTTGAAGCTGAACTGGCATTGGCAATTATTTTGTAACTTCTGTTGTTGATTAATGGGTTACAAGGAGGTTTTCCTGAATGGAAATTATTCTGTTGAATTGCATTGGCATTGGCAATTATTTTGTGAACTCAGTTCTTTTGGTTTCTGTTTTTGTAGATACCTTGTAGCGTTAAAGTTTGTACCCTCCTAACGTATATTGAGCTATGCTGAAGTTTAAGTTTCTGTTTTCAAGATTATTTAGCTCACTGTCCATGTCTATGTACTCTATGTACTTTTCTTATTCAAAAACAGTTCAGCATCCCGGAATTCTAAGGCTGCCAATGAAGCCTATCAGAGAGGAGATCACTTATCTGCTCAACTCTGTTCACGAAAAGCTCGTGAAGAATGGCTGACTGCTGAACGATTAAATGCCAAGGCAGCAAAAGAAATTCTGAGCATCAGGAATTCGAAGAATGATGAGTGGACATTAGATTTGCATGGTCTTCATGCTGCAGAAGCAGTCCAAGCCTTGCAAGAACATTTGCAGAGGGTTGAATCTCAGATGCCTACAAAACAGCTTGCTTGTGCTAGTAGAGTCAATGCAACAACAGGCATTGTACTTTCCACAGTTCCTGAGGTTGCAATTTTTAGGGATTTGGATAAGTGTGGTAGCCAGATTCCATCATCTAGGACAAGACCAACATCAGTACAAGTAATAACAGGTACTGCTTCTGCTTTAAATCAATGCATATGTTGAGTGTGTTTAATATTCTGGTTTTATGCATGTGCTTGCTCTTCCAATATACTATGTAAACAATGCGCCTGAATTTCCTTATGAAGCATGCGGACCTCTTAATGAAGTTTAAGTGGTTTAagccatttgttttagttagaaAGGATGATACTAAGTAATGCAATATGGTACTTGTGATTAACCTTTTCAGGAAAAGGCAATCATAGCCGGGGTGAAGCGGCACTTCCTGCAGCCATTAGGAGCTTCCTTAATGAAAATGGGTAATTCTTTGTTTCTTCAAAATGAGTGTTAGGAGAAAGTCTTTAGGTACtgttgtttcttgtttgttttcaaGTAGCTACAGTTTATTTTCGTTTTGCCTTACGGAACCTGCAGATAGCATCAAATATTCTTAGGATGTGTTCCTTCAAGTGCAAGTTTGGGTTTTGGaaggggggtgggggtgggggtttgcagttcaaaaaattaaattttgtgtTGCTTTGCAGATATCACTATAGTGAAGCACGACCTGGGGTGATTGAAGTGCAAGTCAAATTCCGGCGATGATGAGCATTGTGCATTGCACAAGCTTGCAACAAGGGATTTCTCCTCCTCGCCTGATATGTACCATAGATTGGTCTTAGGTATTCTGCATTAATTAGCCTTCTCTTGTATATACTGCTTTATGCACTATTCTGTTCTTTAAGCTAAATAGTTGCTAATTGTACCGTTCAGATTGATTTCAATGAACTTTTACAGGGAGAAGTAGGCAGcatatttcttcttcatcttgcGTTTCTGTTGTTTGCATACAATGTGGCTAAGAAGCTCCTTCAGACCTAAGTACCTAGCCCGAATGGTGGCCACATGTAGTATATGCTTGTGGAACTATAACAAAATTGATAGTGTACAGAAAGAAGGATAGTAGTTGCAATGAAGATTTTTCTGGATGTTTCTTCGGTTTGTGGATCTTCTTTGATGAAGTTTGCTTTTGCTCGTGCTAACTACTGCACACCTGTGTATTCGACGATCACCTGGAGTCTCTAGCCGCCCTTAACGCACCCTCTGTGCAAAGTAACTGTCTTAGAAATGGCTGCCATTGCATAATGGCTCCTTAAGTTTGTTGCGAAGTAAACTAATATCATCTTGGCATAAGTTCGCTAAATTAGAGGATTAGACTAATTCTCTTGATCTCACGGAAACGCTTAAATCAAAATTGCCTTGGCAGAAGTACCCTAAATGAGAGAGGGTTAACAAATATGTTCTGGCTGAGTATCCTAAATGAGAGGATTCGATGCTACTTTTCCTGACAGACGGGAAATTAGCTTTGACACCCTCTTCCAATGCGTCCCTTGGTGTCCGTTGATGTCTAGGACCTTATCAAGTCTCGGAtattgcaatatatatatatatatatatatatatatatatatatatatttgtcgAATACGATAGATTtacactaccctatattggggAGGGGGGATTTGAAAAAGTCCAATGACAATCCGGTGAGAACTGAGCCATCATCGATCTAGACGAGTGCCTATATACTCACTGACTAATATTTTCAGGAAAGTTTGGATTTTTACAATGTAGGTAAGAGATTTTGAACTCTTGACCTACATCGAAATAGAGTTTTAAAACTCTTTTAGTGACCAACTACTCTGGGAGCCGTTGGTTTATTGTAAATATCATTGAGCCATTGTCGGCAAATTAAGTGTCATGACACGTTGTTGAGTATGTTCGACATAATCGAAgtctaaaaattaaaatttgaaattcatcaAGTAACTGAATTGTTAGGTTTGAGTGTATATTGCATTattttttggagcaaattttgcTTAGAAAATTTCGTACCATTTAATTACTTCTAAacttattaaatttaaatgttgaatAGAATTATCAAACAAGGCCTTAATTAGCCTAGGGGGATGGCAAACATCCCCTGTTTAACAGTCTTGTCGACCACTCCTGCTTCTGTTTCCACCGATAGCTACCAATTTGGTTCTCGAATTACCACAAAAGTTATGCCCCACTCCCAAATAGTGTCAGCCTGACTGCCCCTTTCAACTGTTGCATTGCAATACTTGCTACTAGATCTAATACTGATCTACAACTAAGAACTGGAGAGCGGCTGTCTACAGGAAATAAACACAGATATATAAACAGAAAAGGGGAGTTCACCACCTACTCATCAGGTACAAATGCTCTCAAGGTTCCAGCGGCTTCGCATAAATATAAGCTTTGGGGACAACAGTTAAGTACCATTTCCAAGAATTCAATAGGGTGTTGTAGCTACGAGTTGAAATATTTCCACCAGAGCAGAGGTCACCTTTGGATTTACTTCCAAACTTTCACAAGTGCCTGCTTTCATTTAGAGGAGGAACAGAAACTTAACAAAATATTGGAAGTAAACTAGTTTATGGAGAGGAAGTGCATGAAGAAGGTAAAAGTTCGATTAAGATGAAAGCTTAGATGGCAAGTGTAGCAAGGAACTCGACATCATTACGGGCTTACTTTTGCCTCTTGTAAGTTTTTGGCTAGTCATTATGACAATGCCCTTAGAACTCctaaggtaaaaaaaaaaaaaaaaaaaaaaatcttccatCTCTACTTCTCTGGTGATCATTATGAGAATATCCTTAGGATTCCAAGCTAAATATCTTCCATCTCTACTGCAATGGTGATTTCGTCCGCTCTCATGTTGACTTGGCCACTTTATCAACAGAGATCTATCACagtaaagaaaaaagagagttGTGATCATCAGACCAACAATGCAATACCTAAAGAAGATGTAAAAGGGTTGAGACCGTCTTTATGGCACTTCTCATACGCATAAGATCTAACACACGTTTGATTGTTTCTTTGCAGGGGCAACTCGTATGTTTTCCGACTATAGGAATCAATTTGTTACTCATCGGACACTGCATAGTGGCAGCATGTGATTAAGCCATGATTTTATTAGTTTGTTAATTTTCACTTATACAATAACACCGACAAATACCCAATAGGTGTTAAAATCCATTTGGTCTCAAGCATGTTTCTTTACCATACAGTcactaaaatttgaatttggttTTGACTCTACGTAAATTGCATGATTCTGGAGTTGGATTTAGTGGTTATAACTTAGTACCCTGATCTTATATCTACTCCCATATTGCGTGAACTTTACCATACATATTGTAGTTTCTGCCTGGCATACCGTCAAAATTGGATTTTTTACCACTCTAGCCATCACCACCTCGAATGCCCAACACTAGATTGCTACCTGTATCTGGTTGGTTTGTATTGATGATGTGACTCACAATTAGATTGCAACTTGGTTgagtatattttttttttatttgctaatgacaataaaaatgaaacacTTGCATAAAACTATAGTTTTTATTAGACTAAAACTCAACAACTTGTAAGATTTGAATCCAAGATCTTAACTATCTGATTACGCATTGtatttttttaagtaattaCATATTACCCTCATGTGTTTCACTTTCGACCACATAAACCCCTCTATGGTTATATGGAGTGTGAAAAGTGGGTGGAAACATCCCTCTGTCACGTCGAGTGGCAAACATGCACACAAAAAGTATTACaact
The genomic region above belongs to Coffea arabica cultivar ET-39 chromosome 7c, Coffea Arabica ET-39 HiFi, whole genome shotgun sequence and contains:
- the LOC113699228 gene encoding uncharacterized protein isoform X1, giving the protein MTISSCARPLDAKMSWRRGKTSGWTAFDLEHRRKQGLEPEAKGESFPEISSSMDQDQKALTNTANKTALDKPFASLLQGAVNFPIKQKCSDMDEQKFQGGSSSASADYLNAMNGVKDAFEANEMLKELHPWADQSLIEDVLAGVNYDVDKASSLLKMMVSYEQSYNDAKVIGTEELKFNHKESLVNENKSLAEKDTKLAQVSCFLEGHVYKNNQDLTDEAEKDINLAQMSCLLEGPVCKNNQDLTDEHTSSRKMLLHDVSATKMILNSIKYLPIEPEWEEDDLYLIKRKDARKMMSSASRNSKAANEAYQRGDHLSAQLCSRKAREEWLTAERLNAKAAKEILSIRNSKNDEWTLDLHGLHAAEAVQALQEHLQRVESQMPTKQLACASRVNATTGIVLSTVPEVAIFRDLDKCGSQIPSSRTRPTSVQVITGKGNHSRGEAALPAAIRSFLNENGYHYSEARPGVIEVQVKFRR
- the LOC113699228 gene encoding uncharacterized protein isoform X2; translated protein: MSWRRGKTSGWTAFDLEHRRKQGLEPEAKGESFPEISSSMDQDQKALTNTANKTALDKPFASLLQGAVNFPIKQKCSDMDEQKFQGGSSSASADYLNAMNGVKDAFEANEMLKELHPWADQSLIEDVLAGVNYDVDKASSLLKMMVSYEQSYNDAKVIGTEELKFNHKESLVNENKSLAEKDTKLAQVSCFLEGHVYKNNQDLTDEAEKDINLAQMSCLLEGPVCKNNQDLTDEHTSSRKMLLHDVSATKMILNSIKYLPIEPEWEEDDLYLIKRKDARKMMSSASRNSKAANEAYQRGDHLSAQLCSRKAREEWLTAERLNAKAAKEILSIRNSKNDEWTLDLHGLHAAEAVQALQEHLQRVESQMPTKQLACASRVNATTGIVLSTVPEVAIFRDLDKCGSQIPSSRTRPTSVQVITGKGNHSRGEAALPAAIRSFLNENGYHYSEARPGVIEVQVKFRR